The segment CATCAAATGCAATTTTGAGTGGCGCCACGCCCCCCTGCCATCTTGGCTTGAACCATGGGATTCTTCGATCTTTTCGCCTCCAAAAAGCACCGCCCCCAGGCGGGTACCCAGCCCCAAGCTGGTCAGATCCCATCCCCTGCGGCACAAATGGGAGCCGCGTCTCCGGCCGCTCCTTCGGACCCTGCCCAAGCGACCGCGAGTGCCATGCCCACGCCGGGCCACACACTCAAGGATCAGCTCCACGCAGCACGCAAAAAACTTGAGGCAAAGGACCTTTCCGGAGCACTCGCTCTCTACGACACCCTGCTGGCTCACGCAGGTGATCGAGCAGACGTGCTGGTGACGCTGTCGGGGGACCTAGGCGCCACAGGCTACGTCGACACCATCATCGAGATTCTCGCACCCCGTTATGATGCGGATCGGCACGGGCCCGCAGCCGGAATCAACCTCCTGCAGGCCTACCTGATCACCCGCCAGCCCGAGCCTGCGCAACACCTGCTGGATATCCTTTTCGCCCTGCAACGGCCCGAACTCGAGGCACGCCTTCATGGCTTTTCCAACGCGCTTGCGGAATTGATCGAAGCTCAGCGCAGGGGTGAGATGCTGCCTGAAAGTCCCTCCGCCCCTGTCTCGCAGGGAGGGTCCGCGCCGGCCGCGCCCGCCGCGCCCGCCGCGCGCACCGTCAGCCTCGCCAGCATCAGCAAACCGATTTGGGCCTATGGAATCGAGACGGTCCCAGGCGTCCTCCCGCCGGCGAAGGAAGGAAAGTTGCGCCGGGTCGCCTTCGGGCAACTCGCCCTCATCGACCCCAATGGCGGCACCAAACTCGATTCGCCCGAGACCGAGCTGACCCGTTTCGCTCGCGGCTTTTCCCTTTGGCTCGCAGAAACGTTCTACTTCTCACCCCATTATGCGCCCATAGCCGCGATTGGTCTGATGGGGAAAGACAGGCTCGCCACCTTTCCTGCCGAATGGACGGCAGACAACATCCGCCAGTTGGTGCAGACCGCGTCAGACGGGCTCGATTACGTCTTCACAGGCACGCTCCATCTCGCCGGTGACCAAAGAAAACTCACCCTCAAGGTCTGGGAGGTGAAAAAGATGAAGGAACGGAAACAACTCGCCGTCACCTGGACCGGGTCGGATGCTGATGGTGCCCTCAAGAATCTCCACGAGCAGATCCGCCTCTTCATGGAGTGGCAGCCTCACCCGGCGGGACCGGCGTACCAGGTCCCCGATTCCCCGCTGGCGTGGTGCGATTCACTTTCGCTCTCCTTGGTCCTATTCCTGGCGGATAAAGGGGTGCTACCCACCACCGAGGTTTCAGACCCGGCTGAGGTGGGGGCCCGTCTCGCGGTGCGGGCGGTCAACACTGAGCGCGACGCGCTCTGCTGGTACACAGCTGTCGATCGCGCGCGGCGAATTGGTGCCGTGGGCCAGTTCCCCGCAGCTGCAGCTCCGCATACCGGACCTTTGGCGGAGGCGGGGAGAGTTGCGTTGGGCCTTTAATCCGCCTTTTGCGAAACTCGGCGACCGCCGCGGAAGTCACGGGCTGAACCGTCCGTCCCCACTTTTCTGCAACTTGCGCTCCTCGCCCCGTGTTCTTGCGGCGCATGAAAATCCTCTCCGCCCTCGTTTTGGGCTCAGTCGTCCTTTTGAGTCACGCCAGCGCCGGTGTTTCCGATACAATCGAGCACCGTCAGGCATTCGCCGCAAATGGTGCGGTTACACTCGTCAACACCAACGGGTCCATCACCATCTCGACTTGGGAAAAGCCTGAAATCGAGGTGCTCGCCACCCGAAAGGCAAAAAGCCAGGAGGCCCTCACCAAGATAGAGGTCGAGTTCGAGGCCACCGAAAAGAATGCAAAGATCCGTTCTGTCATGCCGAAGAATAGCAACAACGCCTCGGTCGACTACGTCGTGAAGGTGCCTGCAGGAGTGACGTTCGAGAAGATCTATAACACCAACGGCAACATCGAGGCTGCCGGCATTTCCGGCGACCTGGTTGCGCATACAGTCAATGGCAAGGTAGAGCTGGAGAATGTCTCAGGCGCCATCGACGTCGAGACGGTCAACGGTAACATCCGCGTTGAACAGGCCAATAAGACTGTTCACGCCCACACGGTCAACGGCTCGATCCATATCAGTTTCACCCAGGTTGCGCCCAAATCCGATGTCAAGGCAGGCTCCGTCAACGGCTCCGTCACAATCGCCGTGCCGACAGATGCCTCAGTGACCCTAAAGGCGACGACCAAGAATGGGGGCGTCGACAACAACCTCGGTCTCGCCAAGGCGAAACGCTCCTTTGGCGGGACCTCCTTCGAGGGCAAGCTGGGAGAGGGCGCGGCCACCGTGGAAGTTGAGACGGTAAACGGCTCGGTCGATTTCAAGAAGTCCTGACCGCCTGGCGGGTAACCGCCAGCTGCCCGCAGCCAGCATCGATATCGATGCCGCGGCGCTGGCGAACCGTGCTCGGGAGGCCGTGTTCGCGGAGCACGGCCTGAAACCGTTTAGCGGCGGCGAGCGCACTCGGGCCGCCGTTGTATCCAGAAGTTGGATTCAGCGGTATGAGGTTGACCTGCGCCGGGATTCCCTTGAGCAGGCTTCCCACACGGGCCGCCGTCCCGGGGGTGTCGTTCTTTCCCTCGATCAGGGTCCATTCGAAGAAGATCCGACGGCCGGTTCGCTCCGTGAAGTAGCGGCACGCGCCGATCAGTTCGTCCAGCGGCCAACGCCTGGCAGCGGGAACCAGCGCGGCCCGCTCCTCTTGGGTGGCGCCGTGCAGGCTTACCGCGAGGTGAATAGGCCGATTCTCATCTGCAAGGCGAATGATGCCGGGCACCACACCCACGGTGCTCAAGGTAATCTTGCGTGCGCCCAAGGAAAGGCCGTTGGGATCTCTTAGGATGTCGACCGCCTGCATGACCGATTCGTAGTTGTGCAGGGGCTCACCCATTCCCATCAGCACCACGTTGCGCAGCCGACCTTGCCCTGGTGCCTGTTGGGTCGGTGAAAGAAGCTGAAGCTGCTGTTGCACGTGTCGCACCTGCGCCACGATCTCACCGGCCGTCAGGTGCCTCACATAGCCCATCTGCCCGGTGGCACAGAAAACGCAGCCCATCGCACATCCCACCTGGCTGCTGATGCAGGCGGTGACGCGGCCTGTGTACCGCATCAGCACTGTCTCGATGCGCCGCCTGTCATCCAATTCCAGGAGATATTTCCGGGTAAATCCGTCGCTGCTTTCGGTTTCCACGGCGACCGGGAGACGGCCCCACGTAAACTCCGCTTCAGCACGATCCCGGACCTTGCGAGGAAGGTCCGGCATGTCGTTCCAGGAAAAGACACAGGCATAATAGAGATAATGCCAAAGGGTCTCGGTGTGCACCGGACTGAATCCCCAAGCCACGACATGCCGTCGAAGCTCCTCGCGTGTCAGCGAGAAGAGGTCGGGTTTCTGAGGGGATTCCGGCGGCATCCCCTCAGGAAACCTGTCGCGTGCGGCAGCGACAAGCGGATTGCGTTCTAACGGAGTTCGCTCGCCTCATCCTCCTTGCTCTCATAGATGTGCACGCCGCGTGCGGCATCTCCCCATTTTGGGAGGTTCGTCTTTCGCCATTCGCGGGTGTACACCACATCGGCACGGACATCGGGACTTTCCTGCTTCAACATCATGCGGTTCAATGCCGCGTAGGCGACATCCTCATCACGCACGTGCAGCGACTCGGCGAGCCGGTGCACGGGGGCAAACTCCTCATCATCCAAGTGCAGCTTTAACGTGGGCATGGCAGCCTCCTGGTTAACGGTTTTCGGACCAGTCGAGTATACGCGACCCCGACGGGGAAGGAAAGCTTCCACCCTCGCCAAGTGACCGTCAATCGACACAGTGTCACGCATGCCAGATCTGCTGTCCCGCTTCCTCCAGGCGTTCATTCCCCTCTTCGTCGCGATAGACGCCATCGGCTTGGCCGCGCTCTACCTCGGCATTAGCGAACAGATGCCAGTCGAGCGAAAGGAGAAGATCGCGAGGCAGGCGCTCTGGACCGCCGCAGCGGTCAGCCTGCTCTTTCTTTTTCTGGGCCAAGCCATATTCCGCGCCCTCGGCATCACCGAAAATGACTTCCAGGTGGCCGGTGGCCTGATCCTTTTGATCCTCGCCGTGCGGGAAATGGTTCAGCAGAAACACCAAAAGACGAAGCACCTCAGCGAGGATTTCGGCGTCGTGCCCTTGGGCATGCCTTTGATTGCCGGCCCGGCAATGCTGGCAAGCCTCCTGGTGTCCTACCAAGCGGTGGGGCTCTGGATCACGCTTTCAGCACTGGCGGTCAACTTGGGCCTGGTCGTCGTGGCCTTCAAAAGCAGCGACCGGCTCGGGCAATGGATCGGCCTCACGGGCATGCGAGCGATATCCAAGATTATATCACTCCTGCTCGCCGCGATCGCGGTGGCAATGATTCGGAAGGGATTGAGTGGTGGGTAGCTGGTGGTGAGGAGACGGGAGCCAGTAATCAATAGCCTGGCGTGGTGAGTGGTTTACGGCACCGCCGAATGTATCGCAAGTTTTCAGGTGTGGTGAGTGGTGAGCTTCGAGCCACGGAAGCTCGCCTCTTTCCACACCTTGGATCTTGAGATGGGTGAGTCCCGACCCGAGGAAACTCACCACACCGAAATCCCAGACCCTCCAGCACGAGTCTGTTCCAACCTCACCGGCTACTGGCTCCTTTGGTTGGGCTCATCACTCACCACACCTGAAGAGCCATTCGTAAGGCACTGCGAGTGTTAACCACTCACCACAATCTAAATCTCAGAATCCCGAGCAGGAAGACTTCCCATCGTCCCGGCCCCCGGCTACTGGCTACTGTCCCCTGGCTCCCCACAAACCACTTCCTCCTTCCTCCTTCATACTTCATACTCCTTACTTGTCCCATGGCTCTCGCCGATCTTCGAAAAGACTATTCACTCGCCGGCCTTGTCGAAAAAGACCTCGCCAAGGACCCGTTTCGCCAGTTCGACAAATGGTTTCAGGAAGCTGAGGCCGCCAAGCTGCCGGAGCCGAATGCGATGATCTGTTCGTCTGCGACTCGCGAGGGACGGCCCTCGTCACGCATGGTGTTGCTCAAGGGCCTCGATGGACGCGGCTTTGTCTTCTTCAGCAATTACGAGAGCCGCAAGGCGCGGGAGATCAGCGAGAATCCCCGCGTTTCCCTCCTCTTCCCCTGGTTTCCCCTGGAGCGGCAGGTAATCATCGAGGGCACGATCAGCCGCATTTCCCGCGAAGAAAGCGGCGCCTACTTCCATTCCCGACCCCGTGCGAGCCAGCTCTCCGCGTGGGCTTCCGCTCAGAGCTCGATCGTGCCAAGCCGATCGGTGCTCGAGGAAGCCATGAAATCCGTTGAGCAGAAGTACGCTGGCGCGGAAGTGCCTCTCCCCCCGCAGTGGGGTGGCTACCGCGTGAGCCCGGAAACCGTTGAGTTCTGGCAGGGGCGACGCAGTCGCCTCCACGACCGACTCCGCTATAGGCGCACCGCCGATGGGTGGAGCGTGGAGCGCCTCTCGCCGTGACGTGGCGCCTCGATCATCTTCCCGTGCGTTCCGGTGGCGCGGCCGAAAACATGGCCGCCGACTTTCTGCTGTTGAAGCGGTACCCACAATCTGGATACGCCAGGGTCCGCCACTACGGGTGGCACCGACCCGCCTGTACTTTCGGGTATAGCCAGAAGATTGACTACGTGCGTTCACAGCTCGCCGGGGGAGAAACCGTGGAGCTCTGTCGACGCCCGACCGGGGGCGGGGTCGTCGACCACCGCAATGACTGGACCTATGCGCTCGTCCTGCCACCAGGCCATGACCTGTTCGAGGCGCCAGCGCCCCGCTCCTACCGCGCCGTGCACGAGATCATTGCGACCCTCCTTGCCGCCAAAGGGGAACCGGTGGAGCTGAAGGAATCGTGCGAGCCCTCCGGCGAGGAGTGCGCCCCGGGACCCGGCGTCTGCTTCAAGAAACCCGAACTCTTCGATGTCCTCCGGCGCGATGATGGGCGTAAAGTCGCGGGTGCCGCCCAGAAACGGACCAAACAGGGACTTCTGTTCCAAGGCTCCCTCGCCCGCAGCGCCGTAAGCCCGGGGTTCGACTGGGTGGCTTTTGAGCAGGAATGGGTTCTGGGGCTGGCGCAACTTTTGGGAGCCGAACCAGGCACAGCACCCTGGCCGGAATTCAACGAAGGCGAATGGGAGTCTCTCACGGATCAATACGCCTCGGACGAGTGGAATCTTGCACGGTGAGTTGCCAAATCTCCGGCTGCACACAACCGATTTAGCCATGACCAAACTTGCCATTGTCGGCTCTGGGATCGCGGGGCTCGGCTGCGCACACTTTCTACACAAGTACTTCGACATCCACGTGTTCGAACAGGATCCGCGCATCGGCGGGCATTCCCACACAGTCGATGTGATTGAGCCAGGGACGGGCAAGGCGTGCCAGCTGGACACCGGGTTCATGGTGTACAACGAAGTGACTTACCCGCTGCTGACCAAGCTCTTCACGCGCATCAAAGCCCCCGTGAAACGCACCGACATGTCATTCAGTGTGAGACACGCCGAGATAGGCCTCGAGTACAACGGCCATTCGTTGAATCACCTCTTTGCACAACGGAAGAACCTCCTTAACGGACGATTTTGGCGCATGCTGTTGGCGATCAATCGCTTCAACAAGGAAGCCGTACAGGCGCTAAGCGACCCTGAAACGCGCTCCATCACACTCGGGGAGTACGTGCGGAGGCGGGGCTACGGCGAGGATTTCTTCAACCTGTACCTGGTACCCATGAGTTCGGCTGTGTGGTCGACGCCACCCGAACTGATGCTCTCTTTCCCCGCCTCCACCCTGCTTCGTTTCTTTAACAATCACGGTTTCCTGGGCCTGAGCACCCAGCACCAGTGGTGGACGGTCGATGGCGGTTCGCGGGAGTATGTCAGTCGCATGACGGAGCCGTGGAGAGACCGAATTCGAAAAGCGCAAAAGGTCGCACGTGTGCTTCGCTCACCCGGCGGAAAAGGTGCGACAGTCGTCACCGCGGAAGGAGCGACCGAGTTCTTCGACAAGGTGATCCTCGCTTGCCACGCTGATCAAGCCCTCCGACTGCTGGTTAATCCCACAGTCGATGAAGGACGGCTCCTCGGAGAGTTCCACTACCAGCGAAACACCGCCACCGTCCACACGGACACCTCCGTCATGCCGCGGGCGCCGCTGGCCTGGGCGGCGTGGAACTACGAAATCACCAAGGACGCCGAGGGCCACGTCTCGACCGCCACGCACTACTATATGAACCGGCTTCAGGGTGTGTCGGACCGCCAGCATTTCTTTGTCACGATCAACCGCCCCGAGTCGATCGCTCCGGACAAAGTGATCAAGCGAATCGAGTACGAGCATCCGCTCTTCAGCGTCGGCGCCGTGCAGGCGCAGGCCGAGCTTCCCACCCTGAACCTGGTGTCTCCCGGTCAGCCAATCTACTTTTGTGGAAGCTACTTCAAGTACGGCTTCCACGAGGACGCGTTTGCGAGTGCGTATCGTCTCGCGGAGTTGCTCCTCGGCAAAGATCCATGGAACGTTTGACCGCTCAAGGCAACGGTCCCGCCTCGTCCGGGATCGTCGCCGGCTTCGGTGTGGGTCCCTGCCTCCCCACCCTCGCCTGTTTGTAAGCCTCGGCAAGTGCTTCATTCCGCTTCAAGAGCTCTCGAGCCGTCTCGGCCAACGTATCAGTCGCCTGGCGCATCCGATCCATTGCCTCCCTGTTCTCAGCCGCCAAGGCCTTGAGGCGGGCAAGTTCGTCTGCTAGTTCCTGAGTCAATGGAGCAGGATGTACAAAGGGATCCCGTTTTTCAGAGGTTGTGAGCAAGAGTCGTTGGGCTTCCGGAGAGACCCGCACGATTGCTCCTTGGCTTTCGCGGCGTGCCACCCACGTGTCGCCCATGCGGTAGAGCCGGTCTGCACCGGGCAGCCAAACGCATGCAGCGTCGGGAGGCCGCTGCTCGGCGGCGACCACGTCGTCAACCACACGTACGGAGGCAACGTTGGGTTCTCGCACGCACGCCGCGACGAACAAGCTTTCTCCCATGAGAACAATGGCGACACGCTGTTTGATTCCGATTTTCATGGTTCGCAAATTGAGGATTCACTCGCCTCCGTTTGGCGCGGGTGGCAATCGCTGGTCGACAAAGAGATAGAAGGTCTTCCCGGCAGGGACCCGCACGTACGCCCCGTTTCGCTCGATTTCGGCGAGGATTTGTTTCGCGAGGTGATCGATGGCTTCAGTCGTCGCACCTCCTGCGGCTTCGAGGCCCGCGTTGCGAAGCGTCGACGGCACCAACGTGTCACCTCTCCTGCCTGCATTCCCTCCCGCGGGGACCCGCGTCTGAAGGCCCCGCGCAAAACCCCGCATCGCACCCGACAGCAACGTCGCCGCCACGAGCTTCACGCGCTCTGAATCCGCTTCATCAATCACAAAGCCCTGCAGACCCGAGGAGCCATCCGTCTCGGACCAAGCCCGTCCTTCGCCGCGCGTGTTGACCTCCAATTCCTCGCGATCCAGTGCGGTGCCTTTTAGCTTCCATTCCCTGCCGTGCTGCTCGCCGTGCAACCCAGGAAGAACCAAGGTCCAGGTGCCATCGTCCCCTATCCGATTCATCACGCGATTGGGGACGGCGCGGCCAAACACCTCCGTGCCTGCGGGAACAATGCACCTTCCCTCCCACCACACATCCTCGGTGACAAGCGCCACGATCGGGTTGTTGAGGTGCACGGAGTCGACGGTAAACACCAACTCGCATTTTATCA is part of the Opitutaceae bacterium genome and harbors:
- a CDS encoding TrbI/VirB10 family protein, with product MTPSRAIRHDPVMGIASVHRREGNGRGVNRSRGPGRMANLGRVWVTWAAAAKGRQATGLRLFLRASLAFAFSGLAFGQEKETGVAASEEPVAAFPPESKVPVSSAVEKPRKTPANKQNRVIRRVKEPSRRVRRVAPDAESTPRQPKVQERLGRPREGNDKAREAVMTHQAQTASGAAQEPGSELRAPYGRLIKCELVFTVDSVHLNNPIVALVTEDVWWEGRCIVPAGTEVFGRAVPNRVMNRIGDDGTWTLVLPGLHGEQHGREWKLKGTALDREELEVNTRGEGRAWSETDGSSGLQGFVIDEADSERVKLVAATLLSGAMRGFARGLQTRVPAGGNAGRRGDTLVPSTLRNAGLEAAGGATTEAIDHLAKQILAEIERNGAYVRVPAGKTFYLFVDQRLPPAPNGGE
- the pdxH gene encoding pyridoxamine 5'-phosphate oxidase yields the protein MALADLRKDYSLAGLVEKDLAKDPFRQFDKWFQEAEAAKLPEPNAMICSSATREGRPSSRMVLLKGLDGRGFVFFSNYESRKAREISENPRVSLLFPWFPLERQVIIEGTISRISREESGAYFHSRPRASQLSAWASAQSSIVPSRSVLEEAMKSVEQKYAGAEVPLPPQWGGYRVSPETVEFWQGRRSRLHDRLRYRRTADGWSVERLSP
- a CDS encoding MarC family protein yields the protein MPDLLSRFLQAFIPLFVAIDAIGLAALYLGISEQMPVERKEKIARQALWTAAAVSLLFLFLGQAIFRALGITENDFQVAGGLILLILAVREMVQQKHQKTKHLSEDFGVVPLGMPLIAGPAMLASLLVSYQAVGLWITLSALAVNLGLVVVAFKSSDRLGQWIGLTGMRAISKIISLLLAAIAVAMIRKGLSGG
- a CDS encoding FAD-dependent oxidoreductase, which gives rise to MTKLAIVGSGIAGLGCAHFLHKYFDIHVFEQDPRIGGHSHTVDVIEPGTGKACQLDTGFMVYNEVTYPLLTKLFTRIKAPVKRTDMSFSVRHAEIGLEYNGHSLNHLFAQRKNLLNGRFWRMLLAINRFNKEAVQALSDPETRSITLGEYVRRRGYGEDFFNLYLVPMSSAVWSTPPELMLSFPASTLLRFFNNHGFLGLSTQHQWWTVDGGSREYVSRMTEPWRDRIRKAQKVARVLRSPGGKGATVVTAEGATEFFDKVILACHADQALRLLVNPTVDEGRLLGEFHYQRNTATVHTDTSVMPRAPLAWAAWNYEITKDAEGHVSTATHYYMNRLQGVSDRQHFFVTINRPESIAPDKVIKRIEYEHPLFSVGAVQAQAELPTLNLVSPGQPIYFCGSYFKYGFHEDAFASAYRLAELLLGKDPWNV
- a CDS encoding lipoate--protein ligase family protein, whose translation is MTWRLDHLPVRSGGAAENMAADFLLLKRYPQSGYARVRHYGWHRPACTFGYSQKIDYVRSQLAGGETVELCRRPTGGGVVDHRNDWTYALVLPPGHDLFEAPAPRSYRAVHEIIATLLAAKGEPVELKESCEPSGEECAPGPGVCFKKPELFDVLRRDDGRKVAGAAQKRTKQGLLFQGSLARSAVSPGFDWVAFEQEWVLGLAQLLGAEPGTAPWPEFNEGEWESLTDQYASDEWNLAR
- the rlmN gene encoding 23S rRNA (adenine(2503)-C(2))-methyltransferase RlmN; translation: MPPESPQKPDLFSLTREELRRHVVAWGFSPVHTETLWHYLYYACVFSWNDMPDLPRKVRDRAEAEFTWGRLPVAVETESSDGFTRKYLLELDDRRRIETVLMRYTGRVTACISSQVGCAMGCVFCATGQMGYVRHLTAGEIVAQVRHVQQQLQLLSPTQQAPGQGRLRNVVLMGMGEPLHNYESVMQAVDILRDPNGLSLGARKITLSTVGVVPGIIRLADENRPIHLAVSLHGATQEERAALVPAARRWPLDELIGACRYFTERTGRRIFFEWTLIEGKNDTPGTAARVGSLLKGIPAQVNLIPLNPTSGYNGGPSALAAAKRFQAVLREHGLPSTVRQRRGIDIDAGCGQLAVTRQAVRTS